The sequence below is a genomic window from Methanoculleus sp. 7T.
GTGGTCGTGGACCACCATCTTGGGCTCACCCGTGGTGCCGGAGGTGAAGAAGATCAGCAGCGGGTCCGAAGATTTGGTCCGGTGCATGCCGGGAAGGTTCACCAGTTTGTGCGAGCAGGGCGCGGGGTAGTCGAGTTCGACAGGGTAGCTGACCCACCCGTCTCTCGTGCCGTCGACCATGAGCCGGACCGTGAGCGTGGGGCACTCTTCTCGGATCTCCTCGACCTTCTCCGCATGCTCGGCAAGAGTGATGATCATCTTGATGTCGGCTGCCTGGATGCGGTATTTCAGGTCTTTCGGCGTCAGCATCGTTGTTGCCGGGCAGTATACGGCGCCGATCTTGATGAGGGCGATGACGAAGATCCACCATTCGGGGACCCGGGGGAGCATCAGCATGACCCGGTCGCCCTTCTTGATGCCGTACTTTATGCAGATGTTGACCGCCTGGTTCGAGAGGCGCATGAGGTCAAAGAATGTGTACTTCTTCTCGTTTCCCTTCTGGTCGGTCCAGATTAGGGCAAGTTTGTTCCGGTCCTTCTTCGCCCATGCGTCGATCACGTCGAAGCCGAAGTTATAGTATTCCGGGACGTTTATCTTGAAATTCGCACAGAGGTCTTCGTAGGACATCGGTTTTTCTTCATCATCTGCCATAACGTGATCAATAGGTTTGCGCGCTCATGGTTTAAAGCATTCACGAAGTTGAAGAACGCTCAATATCCGAAACGGCCATAAAGATTATCCATTAGTATTATGGTCCAAAAAATGATACTCATATCGATGGATGAGAAGGGATACGAGTCACTGAAAATCGAGAACATCGTTGCTTCCGGGGTGATTGCGGACTCGATCGACCTCGAAAAAGTATCTGATAAAATAAAAAACTGCGAACTGAATACGAAGAGGTTCCCTGGAGCGGTCTACCGCATCGAGAAGCCCAAGATCGCGTCCCTGATATTCTCCTCGGGGAAAGTGGTGCTCACCGGAATCAGGAAGAAGCAAGATCTCCATGACGGTCTGGACATCATCATGCATTCGCTCCGGGATGCCGGCATCGATACCTACGATGTGCCGCATGTTGCGATCACGAACATCGTCTGCTCGTACGACATGGGCAGGTACATCAATCTGAACAAGGTGGTCATCACCCTCAACCTCGAGAACATCGAGTACGAACCCGAGCAGTTCCCGGGACTCGTCTACCGTATCGAGGACCCGAAGATCGTCGCCCTCCTCTTCAGTTCCGGGAAGATTATCCTTACCGGCGGGAAGAACATCGAGGATATCAAGAAGGGACTCGATTTCCTGGAGCAGCGGCTCGAAACCATTATGTAAACCCGATTTTCGGACTTTTTTCAGGAGGGGCCTACCGGAGGCCTCAAGTTTTTGTGCGGGTGCGGTTTGCCTGCTTGGGATGATTTGCTTGCATGGGCCTGCCTGTGTATCCGGGCCGGGGTTCTGTCTGTGGTCCGCGCCTTTGAGTGCTTGGATTCCGGACGCGTCACCTGTTGTCGCTCATACCTTTGGTGCTCAAACTTCGCTCTTTTGGGTAGCCGCTCTTCAGAGCGCCGCAACTCCCGTGCACGGATTTCCACCGGGTATCGCATCTGGGGGTGGGGACAGGGGAGGGGGGCGGGCCCCCCTCCCCCCAAGCACGATAGCCGCCACGGTCTAGTGTACTGGGCATTTCATGGAATCACGGTCACTCTATTCCGCTTTATCGTGCAGCATACCGCTACAACCGTTGCAAGTTGCCCTCCTACTGGCTTGCCCGCAAATCCCCCGCTCCCCCTACCAAAACCTATGCGTCTTGACGTAGTTCCGCTCGGCCTTCAGGATCTCCCGGTAGAAGGCGTCTCCTTCGGTCAGTGTGGCGAGGATCCGGGAGGCCGCCTCCGGGCCGACGCCCTTTGCGGCGAGGGCGGTCACCGCCTTCTTCCCGCTGGAGAGGACGATGTTTGCGTTTCTGAGGAACCTGACCTCGATCGCCCGCTCCTCCTCTGACTTGTTCTTCTTTCTCATCGCCGGGATGAACTGCTCGTCCCAGGGTTTCAGCGCCGCGATGAGGCGGGCGCTACAGAGCGGGCACTGCGGCCGGTCGGGGACCCGCTCCACAACGGTCCGGCTCTTCCACTTCCGGCAGTGCATGCAGAAGAGGACGACGTCCTCCTTTTCGAGGCGGCGCATCAGCGTCCCGATCACCGCCTGGTCGACAAGCGGCGGCGGGATCATGTCCCGCGACGACGAGAGCCCCTCGCTCCCGAGCGGGCTCAACCGTCCGGCGGCGACGGCGATCCGGCCGTCCCTGACCGCCGAGAGGATCTCCTGCGCCGCATCCACGTCCATGTAGTTGCTGAAGAGCTCCCGGTAGGCCTCGTCCGCGATGACGGTCTCGTCGAAGAGGCCGATGAGCCGGTGGATGCTGAACCGCTCGTAATCGGCGTCCGCATCGATGGCGCCGAACTTCTTCGCCACCTGCACCAGTTTCCACTTAAAGAGCGCCGTCCGCTTCAAGGCGAGTTTCAGAACCCCCGGGAGGTGGGCGGGCTCGAGCCCGGCGATCGTCTCCTGCACCTCAAGCGCCCGGACGTTCTCGGGCAGGCGCAGGAGGAACCGGTAGGCGCCGACCTCGATCCCGACGGTCGTCCCGTAGCGGGCCGAGAGGAGGGCCGAGAGCGCCCGTGCAAGCGCCTCGTTCGCCTTATGCCCGCCGCAGACGTTGCAGACCACCCCCTCGCCCGTGTTCTCGAGGGTGACAAGAAGGTCCGAGGGGACCGGGTAGTTGCCCTCGTCCATCCGGTCAAGCGACCGCTCCGCATAGGCGATCGCACCGGGAACGCTTGAGTAGCGGTCGAACGCCCGGGTCCTCCGGAGCGCCCCGACCTCTCGGGCGACGGCGAACGGCACCGGGATCTGCTCCCCTTCCCACGACGGGACCTCTCCTCGCGCCTTGGCGGTCGGTTCGACCGTGATCCTGCCGCCCTCGATCTCGAGCGCCCGCCAGAGTTGGCCCTTCGTGATGAAGACCGCGCCGGTGTGCATCCATCCGACGACGAACGACTCATCCAGGGTCCCGACCGTCCGGCGCGAGACGATATCGAAGATCTCCATCTTGCGCTCGTCATGGATCATCGAGAGGTTCTCGATGAGGTAGCGCCGCGCCCGCCCGGTCCTGATGAGCCGGGAGCCGTCAAGCCGGATCAGGCGGTGCTCCGCCATCTGGCTGCAGACCGCATCGAGCAGCGGCCCGCATCCGGCAAAGACGCTCGACCGTTCGACGATCTCCCGGACGCGGGAGACCTCGATCTCCCCGTACTCGACCGCGATCGCCGCTACCTGGTTTGCCAGGACGTCGGCGGCACCGGCTGGCGGGACGATCCGCTCGCACTCGTTCGCCTTTGCTCGGCGTGCGATCACGAACGACTCCAAGAGGTCGTCAAACCCAGTGGCGAGGACGGTGCCTCGCGAGACGGCGTCGAGGCGGTGGCCGGCCCGGCCGACCCGCTGCACCAGGCGCGAGACCTGCCGGGGAGAGCCGAACTGGACGACGTGCTCGATATGCCCGATATCGATACCGAGTTCCATCGACGACGTGGCGATGAGTGTCCGAATCTCGCCCTTCCTGAACCGCTCCTCGGCATCGACCCTGACGTCCCGCGAGAGCGAACCGTGGTGAACTTCGACGTCGCCGCGGGGGTAGAGTTGGTGCCCGAGGGCCTCGGCGGTCACCCGTGTGTTGACGAAGACGAGGGTGGAGCCGGGCGCGTTCAGACACTTGCCGACTGCCTGCGTCTGCGCGGCGAAGTCTTCCCCGGCAAATCGGACGCCGATATCGAGGTGGCTTGCGACCGGCACCTCCGCAAGCGAGAACGGCCGCGCCCCGCAGAGGAACCGCCCGATCTCGTCCGGGTTCCCGACGGTCGCCGAGAGGCCGATCCGCTGGAACTCCCCTGCGTAAGCGGCCAGGCGTTCGAGCGCCACCGCGAGTTGAGCTCCCCGCTTGCTGTCTGCGAGTTCGTGGATCTCGTCGACGACGACGTACTTGACGTTCTTCAAGTGCTCGCGGAGGCGCTTGCCCATGAAGAGCGCCTGCAGGGACTCGGGCGTCGTGATGAGCAGGTCGGGCGGGGTGAGCGACTGTTTCCGCCGTTCGTTCTGCGCAGTATCCCCGTGCCTGACCCCGACCGAGAGCCCGAGTTCCCGGCACCACCACTCCATCCTTGAGAGGATGTCCCGGTTTAGGGACCGGAGGGGCGTTATGTAGAGCGCCTTGAACCCGGGCCCGACGGTCCCGAGGAGCCGGTCGAAGACCGGGAACATCGCGCTCTCGG
It includes:
- a CDS encoding TATA-box-binding protein, coding for MDEKGYESLKIENIVASGVIADSIDLEKVSDKIKNCELNTKRFPGAVYRIEKPKIASLIFSSGKVVLTGIRKKQDLHDGLDIIMHSLRDAGIDTYDVPHVAITNIVCSYDMGRYINLNKVVITLNLENIEYEPEQFPGLVYRIEDPKIVALLFSSGKIILTGGKNIEDIKKGLDFLEQRLETIM
- a CDS encoding DEAD/DEAH box helicase, which produces MARTSAPRPRSAPKAAADLLDPRVREVARRRGFTELSEAQEQAIPLLLEGRNLILVAPTGTGKTESAMFPVFDRLLGTVGPGFKALYITPLRSLNRDILSRMEWWCRELGLSVGVRHGDTAQNERRKQSLTPPDLLITTPESLQALFMGKRLREHLKNVKYVVVDEIHELADSKRGAQLAVALERLAAYAGEFQRIGLSATVGNPDEIGRFLCGARPFSLAEVPVASHLDIGVRFAGEDFAAQTQAVGKCLNAPGSTLVFVNTRVTAEALGHQLYPRGDVEVHHGSLSRDVRVDAEERFRKGEIRTLIATSSMELGIDIGHIEHVVQFGSPRQVSRLVQRVGRAGHRLDAVSRGTVLATGFDDLLESFVIARRAKANECERIVPPAGAADVLANQVAAIAVEYGEIEVSRVREIVERSSVFAGCGPLLDAVCSQMAEHRLIRLDGSRLIRTGRARRYLIENLSMIHDERKMEIFDIVSRRTVGTLDESFVVGWMHTGAVFITKGQLWRALEIEGGRITVEPTAKARGEVPSWEGEQIPVPFAVAREVGALRRTRAFDRYSSVPGAIAYAERSLDRMDEGNYPVPSDLLVTLENTGEGVVCNVCGGHKANEALARALSALLSARYGTTVGIEVGAYRFLLRLPENVRALEVQETIAGLEPAHLPGVLKLALKRTALFKWKLVQVAKKFGAIDADADYERFSIHRLIGLFDETVIADEAYRELFSNYMDVDAAQEILSAVRDGRIAVAAGRLSPLGSEGLSSSRDMIPPPLVDQAVIGTLMRRLEKEDVVLFCMHCRKWKSRTVVERVPDRPQCPLCSARLIAALKPWDEQFIPAMRKKNKSEEERAIEVRFLRNANIVLSSGKKAVTALAAKGVGPEAASRILATLTEGDAFYREILKAERNYVKTHRFW